One part of the uncultured Bacteroides sp. genome encodes these proteins:
- a CDS encoding DUF4738 domain-containing protein has protein sequence MKKIIPYFLLSIFILCFSACNSKSNKQEKKETIVKDSVDSAGVQRMQESNSEQTVKFKGKNYHIVLHRSACDSLPHVKTEAGDWFLDNKISLQITLDNGNKVFSKTFTKKSFASIVPDDFLSKSILEGMVFDKIVDNKFSFAASVCYPQTDLYFPMQISISSDGAISMAKEELMEEAYSDSEDKD, from the coding sequence ATGAAAAAAATAATCCCTTATTTCCTTTTGTCGATTTTTATTTTATGTTTCTCGGCATGTAATAGTAAAAGCAATAAGCAAGAAAAAAAGGAAACAATAGTGAAAGATAGTGTTGATTCTGCGGGAGTTCAACGTATGCAGGAGTCAAATAGTGAACAAACTGTCAAATTTAAGGGCAAAAACTATCATATAGTGCTTCATCGTTCTGCATGTGATTCTCTTCCTCATGTGAAAACTGAAGCTGGCGATTGGTTCTTGGATAACAAAATATCCCTTCAAATAACGCTTGATAATGGAAATAAAGTTTTTAGCAAAACTTTTACGAAGAAAAGTTTTGCTTCAATAGTACCAGACGATTTTCTTTCTAAGTCCATTCTTGAAGGAATGGTTTTTGATAAAATTGTCGATAATAAATTTAGTTTTGCTGCTAGTGTTTGTTATCCTCAGACCGACCTTTATTTTCCAATGCAAATTTCAATATCCTCTGATGGAGCTATAAGCATGGCCAAAGAAGAGCTTATGGAAGAAGCATATTCTGATTCTGAGGATAAAGATTAA
- a CDS encoding TrpB-like pyridoxal phosphate-dependent enzyme → MSDRQKKFILPEDEIPHYWYNIQADMVNKPLPLLHPATKQPLKAEDLYPIFAEELCKQELNTTDAWIEIPEEVRELYKNYRSTPLVRAYGLEKALGTPAHIYFKNESVSPVGSHKLNSALAQAYYCKKQGVTNITTETGAGQWGAALSYAAKAFGLELAVYMVKISYEQKPYRRSIMQTFGAQVTASPSMSTRAGKDILTQFPNHPGSLGTAISEAIELATSTPNCKYVLGSVLNQVSLHQTIIGLEAEKQMEMAGEYPDMVIACFGGGSNFGGITFPFMRHNILEGKKTRFIAAEPASCPKLTRGKFQYDFGDEAGYTPLLPMFTLGHDFTPANIHAGGLRYHGAGTIVSQLIKDGLMEAVDLQQLDTFKAGCLFAQAEGIIPAPESCHAIAATINEANKCKETGEAKVILFNLSGHGLIDMASYDKYLQGDLVNYSLSDEEIAENLEKIGSLA, encoded by the coding sequence ATGAGTGATAGACAAAAAAAATTCATACTTCCTGAAGATGAAATTCCACATTACTGGTACAATATTCAGGCAGACATGGTAAATAAGCCACTGCCTCTTCTTCATCCAGCAACAAAACAACCACTAAAAGCTGAAGATTTATACCCTATTTTTGCAGAAGAACTTTGCAAACAAGAATTAAATACAACCGATGCTTGGATTGAAATACCAGAAGAAGTACGTGAGCTTTATAAAAACTATCGTAGCACGCCTTTGGTACGTGCTTATGGATTGGAAAAAGCACTTGGAACACCTGCTCATATATATTTCAAAAATGAAAGTGTTAGTCCTGTTGGTTCTCATAAATTAAATTCAGCACTTGCTCAGGCATACTACTGCAAGAAACAAGGTGTTACTAACATTACTACTGAAACGGGTGCAGGACAATGGGGAGCTGCTCTTTCTTATGCAGCAAAAGCATTCGGACTTGAACTTGCTGTATATATGGTTAAAATCAGCTATGAGCAAAAGCCTTACCGCCGCTCAATTATGCAGACTTTCGGAGCTCAGGTAACAGCTTCTCCATCAATGTCAACTCGTGCAGGAAAAGATATTCTAACTCAATTCCCTAATCATCCGGGATCGCTTGGCACTGCTATTTCAGAGGCTATTGAACTTGCAACATCAACTCCTAACTGTAAATATGTACTTGGTTCTGTATTAAACCAGGTTTCTCTACACCAAACAATTATTGGTTTGGAGGCTGAAAAACAGATGGAAATGGCAGGAGAATACCCTGATATGGTTATTGCTTGTTTTGGTGGTGGATCAAATTTCGGTGGAATTACGTTCCCTTTCATGCGTCATAATATTCTTGAAGGAAAGAAAACAAGATTTATTGCTGCAGAACCAGCTTCTTGCCCTAAACTTACAAGAGGTAAGTTCCAATACGATTTCGGTGATGAAGCAGGATACACTCCTTTATTACCTATGTTTACACTGGGACACGACTTCACTCCGGCAAATATCCATGCAGGAGGGCTTCGTTATCATGGCGCAGGAACAATTGTTTCTCAGTTAATAAAGGACGGACTAATGGAAGCGGTTGATTTGCAACAACTTGATACATTTAAAGCTGGTTGTTTATTTGCTCAAGCTGAAGGTATTATCCCAGCTCCGGAATCTTGTCATGCTATTGCAGCTACAATAAACGAAGCAAACAAATGCAAAGAAACTGGTGAAGCAAAGGTTATTCTGTTCAATCTTTCCGGTCATGGATTGATTGACATGGCATCATACGATAAATATCTTCAAGGTGATCTAGTCAACTATAGTCTTTCTGATGAAGAAATTGCCGAGAATCTTGAAAAGATTGGCAGCCTTGCATAA
- the nfo gene encoding deoxyribonuclease IV gives MKYIGAHVSASGGVEFAPVNAHEIGANAFALFTKNQRQWVSKPLTPENINLFKENCEKYNLQAEYILPHDSYLINLGHPEEEGLQKSRAAFLDEMQRCEQLGLKLLNFHPGSHLSKETPEECLDRIAESINIALDKTKGVTAVIENTAGQGTNMGNEFWHLKYIIDRVEDKERIGVCLDTCHTFTAGYDFLDEENYDKVFRDFDEIVGFSYLRAIHLNDSKKALGTRVDRHDNIGKGFIGLEFFQRFMKDHRFDNIPIILETPDETLWKEEIALLRSFE, from the coding sequence ATGAAATATATAGGAGCACATGTTAGTGCATCTGGCGGAGTAGAATTCGCTCCTGTAAATGCACATGAAATCGGAGCAAATGCTTTTGCTCTTTTTACTAAGAATCAACGTCAATGGGTATCAAAACCTCTAACCCCTGAAAATATTAATTTATTCAAGGAAAACTGTGAGAAATACAACTTACAAGCTGAATACATCTTACCTCACGACAGTTATTTAATTAATCTTGGTCATCCAGAGGAAGAAGGACTGCAAAAAAGTCGTGCAGCTTTTCTTGATGAAATGCAACGCTGTGAACAACTTGGATTAAAATTGCTAAACTTCCACCCAGGAAGTCACTTAAGCAAAGAGACTCCGGAAGAATGTCTGGATAGAATTGCCGAATCCATCAATATTGCTTTAGACAAAACTAAAGGAGTTACAGCAGTTATAGAGAACACAGCCGGACAAGGAACCAATATGGGTAACGAATTCTGGCATTTAAAATACATTATTGATCGTGTAGAAGATAAAGAACGCATAGGAGTATGTCTTGATACATGTCACACTTTTACTGCTGGATACGATTTTCTCGATGAAGAAAATTATGATAAAGTATTCCGAGATTTTGATGAAATAGTTGGTTTTAGTTATCTGCGGGCAATTCACTTGAATGACTCCAAAAAAGCACTAGGCACACGGGTAGACCGACATGATAATATTGGGAAAGGATTTATCGGACTAGAATTCTTCCAACGATTCATGAAAGATCATCGTTTTGACAACATACCTATTATTCTTGAAACGCCTGATGAAACACTTTGGAAAGAAGAAATCGCGCTTTTAAGAAGCTTTGAATAA
- a CDS encoding sugar-binding domain-containing protein: MKHIFLYLLIALLLPIQSFASKQTFNENERAKYNFNPGWLLFIGDVSEASQQKFDDSSWKKVTLPHAFNEDDAFKVAIDNHTTGIVWYRKHFKLPSSDKGKKVFLEFEGVRQAGEFYVNGKAIGIHENGVMACGFDISDLVNFGKKENIIAVRIDNSWDYKEKKSGTTFQWSNKNFNANYGGLPKNVNLHITSKIYQTLPLYSNLQTTGTYVYAKDIDIKKKLAIICAESEVKNETQKPQEISFEAFVEDMDGNIVKEIKGETKTLAAGEKCLIKANEKVNGLHFWSWGYGYLYNVYTVVRVNGKATDVVKTRTGFRKTKYEKGMIWLNDRIIQMKGYAQRTSNEWPAVGMSIPAWLSDFSNSLMVRSNGNLVRWMHITPWKQDVESCDRVGLIQAMPAGDAESDITGRKWEQRTEVMRDAIIYNRNNPSILFYECGNENISEDHMKEMLAIRNLYDPCGGRAIGSREMLSSKTAEYGGEMLYINKSARHPMWAMEYSRDEGLRKYWDEYTAPYHKNGDGPLYRGASAFDYNRNQDSHAIEDIIRWYDYYRERPGTGERVSSGGVNIVFSDTNTHFRGEENYRRSGEVDAMRLPKDGFFAHQVMWDGWVDVEKAHTHIIGHWNYTPQVKKDIYVASSGNKVELILNGKSLGYGEQSYQFLFTFKNVQWEAGNLIAISYDKDGKEISRDELHTAGAPYAIHMKSYQSPDGLIANGADMALVEFEVVDKDGNRCPTSNNLISFNMNGPAEWRGGIAQGKDNYILAKELPVECGVNRILIRTLTDAGQINITASSAGLQTASIALTSKAMKQENGLSAYFQGEKLPSYLERGETPSTPSFTVSRIPMHIVKATAGSNEDKASFCYDDNEESEWASSGKQGENWIAYELERNDTISELVFKLNGWRNKTYPIRITIDGKEVFKGDTEKSLGYITIPINPTYGKVVKVELTGENKEQDAYNIVEITGKKEIKEQGKSSNRLGIIEIEVYKK, translated from the coding sequence ATGAAACACATTTTTCTTTATCTCTTAATAGCCCTGCTATTGCCCATACAAAGTTTTGCCAGTAAGCAAACATTTAATGAGAACGAAAGAGCGAAGTACAACTTCAATCCAGGCTGGTTACTATTTATAGGTGATGTCTCAGAAGCATCGCAGCAAAAATTTGATGACAGCTCCTGGAAAAAGGTTACCCTTCCCCATGCTTTTAATGAGGATGATGCTTTTAAAGTAGCAATTGACAATCATACTACAGGAATTGTATGGTATAGAAAACACTTTAAATTGCCTTCTTCCGATAAAGGTAAAAAAGTCTTTCTGGAATTTGAAGGTGTTCGTCAGGCTGGTGAATTTTATGTGAATGGCAAGGCCATAGGTATTCATGAAAATGGAGTGATGGCTTGTGGATTCGACATATCCGATTTAGTAAATTTCGGAAAAAAGGAAAATATTATTGCCGTAAGAATAGATAATTCCTGGGATTATAAAGAGAAAAAAAGTGGAACTACATTTCAGTGGAGCAATAAGAATTTTAATGCCAACTATGGTGGTTTACCTAAAAATGTTAATCTTCATATCACTTCAAAGATATATCAAACACTTCCGCTTTATAGCAATCTGCAAACAACCGGAACATACGTTTACGCCAAGGATATTGATATCAAAAAGAAATTAGCTATTATTTGTGCTGAATCTGAAGTAAAGAATGAAACCCAAAAACCTCAGGAAATATCTTTCGAAGCTTTCGTTGAGGATATGGATGGAAATATAGTAAAAGAAATAAAAGGAGAAACTAAAACGTTAGCTGCCGGAGAGAAGTGTCTTATTAAAGCCAACGAAAAAGTTAACGGATTACATTTCTGGAGCTGGGGATACGGCTATCTATATAATGTATATACAGTTGTACGGGTAAACGGAAAAGCAACCGATGTAGTAAAAACAAGAACCGGATTCCGTAAAACAAAATATGAAAAAGGAATGATTTGGCTGAACGACCGCATTATTCAAATGAAAGGTTATGCACAAAGAACCAGCAACGAATGGCCGGCAGTTGGTATGTCGATTCCTGCATGGTTAAGTGATTTCAGCAATTCACTCATGGTAAGAAGTAACGGTAATTTAGTTAGATGGATGCATATTACTCCCTGGAAACAAGATGTAGAATCATGTGATAGAGTTGGTTTGATTCAGGCTATGCCTGCCGGAGATGCAGAAAGTGATATCACCGGAAGAAAATGGGAACAACGAACAGAAGTAATGAGAGATGCTATTATATATAACCGTAATAATCCAAGTATCTTATTTTATGAATGTGGCAACGAAAACATTTCAGAAGATCACATGAAAGAGATGCTGGCTATCAGAAATCTCTATGATCCATGTGGTGGCAGAGCTATTGGTTCGCGCGAAATGCTAAGCAGCAAAACTGCTGAATATGGTGGAGAGATGCTTTATATAAATAAGAGTGCTCGTCACCCTATGTGGGCAATGGAATATTCACGTGATGAAGGATTACGCAAATATTGGGATGAGTATACCGCTCCTTATCATAAAAACGGAGACGGACCATTATACAGAGGTGCAAGTGCTTTCGACTACAACAGAAATCAAGATTCTCATGCAATAGAAGATATTATTCGCTGGTATGATTATTACCGCGAACGACCAGGAACCGGCGAAAGAGTAAGCTCTGGTGGAGTAAATATTGTTTTTTCTGATACAAATACACACTTCCGTGGAGAAGAAAACTATCGTCGAAGCGGTGAAGTCGATGCCATGAGATTACCAAAAGATGGTTTCTTTGCGCATCAGGTTATGTGGGATGGATGGGTTGATGTAGAAAAAGCTCACACACACATTATTGGTCATTGGAACTATACTCCACAGGTTAAAAAAGATATTTATGTTGCTTCTTCCGGAAACAAAGTAGAATTGATTTTGAATGGCAAATCTTTGGGCTATGGCGAGCAAAGCTATCAATTCCTTTTCACATTTAAGAATGTACAATGGGAAGCAGGTAACCTGATTGCTATTTCTTATGATAAAGATGGAAAAGAAATCAGTCGTGATGAACTTCACACAGCAGGCGCTCCTTATGCTATCCATATGAAGAGTTATCAAAGTCCCGACGGACTAATTGCTAATGGCGCCGACATGGCTTTAGTTGAATTTGAAGTTGTAGACAAAGATGGTAACAGATGTCCTACTTCCAACAACCTGATTTCTTTCAATATGAATGGGCCTGCAGAGTGGCGCGGAGGTATTGCACAAGGAAAAGACAATTATATTCTGGCAAAAGAACTTCCGGTGGAATGTGGAGTGAACCGTATTTTAATCCGTACATTAACAGATGCTGGTCAGATTAATATCACAGCCTCATCAGCCGGATTACAAACAGCTTCTATTGCTTTAACTTCTAAAGCAATGAAACAAGAGAATGGTTTATCAGCGTATTTCCAGGGAGAAAAGCTCCCCTCCTACCTTGAAAGAGGAGAAACACCTTCTACTCCTTCATTTACCGTAAGCAGAATTCCTATGCATATTGTAAAGGCTACTGCCGGAAGTAACGAAGATAAAGCAAGTTTCTGCTATGATGATAATGAAGAATCTGAATGGGCAAGTAGCGGCAAACAAGGAGAAAACTGGATTGCTTATGAATTAGAACGTAATGATACAATTTCTGAACTAGTATTCAAATTGAATGGCTGGAGAAACAAGACCTACCCTATTCGTATTACTATTGATGGTAAGGAAGTATTCAAAGGAGACACAGAAAAAAGTCTTGGATATATAACAATTCCTATCAATCCTACTTACGGAAAAGTTGTTAAGGTTGAACTTACCGGAGAAAACAAGGAACAAGATGCATATAATATTGTAGAGATTACCGGAAAGAAAGAAATTAAAGAACAAGGAAAATCAAGCAATAGATTAGGCATTATTGAAATTGAAGTATATAAAAAATAA
- a CDS encoding thioredoxin family protein has translation MVKKIFLILGIILVSTYAKAQVYNINEAEMLAKKENKLILIKFSGSDWCGPCILFKKTIFDTPEFKSFADKNLVLLIADFPRQKKNQLPKDQQELNDKLAETYDPEGSFPFLVLTDASGKSLKNWNGFDKKNTVNDYIKDISCYLK, from the coding sequence ATGGTTAAAAAGATATTTCTCATTCTAGGCATAATACTTGTATCAACCTATGCTAAAGCACAAGTATATAACATTAATGAAGCTGAGATGTTAGCAAAAAAGGAAAACAAGCTGATCTTGATAAAATTCTCGGGATCTGATTGGTGTGGCCCATGTATTTTATTCAAGAAAACAATTTTCGATACCCCCGAATTCAAATCGTTTGCTGATAAGAATTTAGTATTACTTATTGCTGACTTTCCTCGTCAGAAAAAAAATCAACTGCCAAAAGATCAACAGGAACTGAATGATAAATTAGCAGAAACGTATGATCCAGAAGGATCTTTTCCCTTTCTGGTATTGACTGATGCAAGTGGGAAGAGCCTAAAAAATTGGAATGGATTTGATAAGAAAAACACTGTGAACGATTATATAAAAGACATTAGTTGCTATTTAAAATAA
- a CDS encoding FAD:protein FMN transferase, with protein MILVKVQTKLMGNQFEFLALSENEKLGNEQIACGIDEVKRIERLLTTYSDDSITNEVNRNAGIKPVEVPDEFFNLVYRAQKISALTQGYFDLSYGSLDKNFWNFNESMTKLPSIQEAKKSVHLIDYRNILLDNNDRTVFLKNKGMRIGFGGIGKGYAADCAKRVMLEAGVNNGIVSASGDLNAWGYQEDGSPWTVGIANPNLKQTYFSSLNITNKSIATSGNYEKFVMIDNQLYSHTINPKTGYPIKGIKSVTIITSNAELADAMATPVSILGVNQGLNLINQLNGIECILVDDNNKLFLSKNIKIVE; from the coding sequence ATGATTCTTGTAAAGGTACAAACCAAGCTAATGGGTAATCAGTTCGAATTCCTGGCATTGAGTGAAAATGAAAAGCTAGGAAATGAGCAGATAGCTTGTGGCATTGACGAAGTAAAACGTATAGAACGACTGCTAACTACTTATAGTGACGACAGCATAACGAATGAAGTAAACCGAAACGCCGGAATAAAACCAGTTGAAGTTCCTGATGAGTTTTTTAATTTAGTATACAGAGCACAAAAAATATCAGCACTTACTCAGGGATACTTTGATCTTTCTTATGGTTCTCTTGATAAAAACTTCTGGAACTTTAATGAATCAATGACTAAGTTACCAAGTATACAGGAAGCTAAAAAGTCGGTACATCTTATAGATTATAGGAATATATTGCTCGATAATAATGACAGAACTGTATTTCTTAAAAACAAAGGTATGCGTATTGGTTTTGGAGGTATTGGTAAAGGATATGCCGCCGATTGTGCCAAACGCGTAATGCTGGAAGCTGGTGTTAATAATGGTATTGTCAGTGCATCCGGCGACTTAAACGCCTGGGGGTATCAGGAAGATGGTTCTCCGTGGACAGTAGGTATAGCTAATCCTAATCTAAAGCAGACTTATTTTTCTTCATTGAATATTACTAATAAGTCAATTGCAACATCTGGGAATTATGAGAAATTCGTAATGATCGACAATCAATTATATTCTCATACTATAAACCCCAAAACAGGCTACCCGATAAAAGGAATAAAAAGTGTAACAATAATAACTTCTAATGCTGAATTGGCTGATGCAATGGCTACACCGGTAAGCATTCTTGGGGTTAATCAGGGATTAAATCTTATCAATCAGTTAAACGGTATTGAATGTATTCTGGTTGATGATAATAATAAGCTATTTCTCTCTAAAAATATTAAAATTGTAGAATGA
- a CDS encoding DUF4266 domain-containing protein, which translates to MKKKLFFLVLVCSTLILPSCKTVKPFQKSRINDAEMSLSSRKIEKYESNFLLYREGASGGNGGRTGGGCGCN; encoded by the coding sequence ATGAAAAAGAAACTATTCTTTTTAGTATTAGTGTGTAGCACATTAATACTTCCATCCTGTAAAACGGTAAAACCTTTTCAGAAATCAAGAATCAATGATGCAGAGATGAGCCTTTCAAGTCGCAAAATTGAGAAATATGAAAGTAACTTCTTGCTTTATAGAGAGGGTGCATCAGGTGGTAATGGAGGTAGAACAGGCGGCGGTTGTGGCTGTAATTAA
- a CDS encoding DUF3570 domain-containing protein, which produces MKKIVITVAALMLFMNITKAQTDSTKYRKLKIDEVNFLTSYYHQNGNNSAVTGGIGSERLDESGNSIDLQLSKFDKRNNKHIFGIELGVDVYSSASSDQIDLNTIVTSASSHAVSHASSGDVRVSPSVSYLFENTKHNYSLGGGLSFSNEFDYTSIGGNVLFSKSTQDKNTEFSAKASVFLDTWKVILPAELRPTSPNLKYNQGDNAPRNSYNLSLGLAQVINQRLQMSLLTDIGYQKGLLGTAYQRVYFGDNGNNAYSEKLPDNRFKLPIGLRANYFLGDKFILRGFYRYYTDSWKLTAHTAELEIPYKITPFISIAPFYRYYRQSGIEYFKPYKEHMLADNESYYTSDFDLSKFTSNLFGVNFRVTSANGIFGIKRLNTIEMRYSYYDRSTKLTSHSISLALKFK; this is translated from the coding sequence ATGAAAAAGATTGTTATAACAGTAGCAGCACTAATGCTGTTTATGAATATTACAAAGGCACAAACAGATAGCACGAAGTATAGAAAATTAAAGATTGATGAGGTTAACTTCTTAACTAGTTATTATCACCAGAACGGAAATAATTCGGCAGTCACCGGTGGTATTGGTAGTGAAAGACTTGACGAATCGGGTAATTCAATTGACCTCCAACTGAGCAAATTCGACAAAAGAAATAATAAACATATTTTTGGAATCGAACTGGGAGTCGATGTTTATAGCTCTGCTTCTTCAGATCAGATCGACTTAAACACCATTGTTACATCTGCATCTTCACATGCTGTTTCTCATGCATCTAGTGGTGATGTACGCGTTTCTCCTTCGGTAAGTTATTTATTTGAAAACACAAAACATAATTATTCACTTGGAGGAGGACTTTCCTTTTCAAACGAATTCGACTATACTTCCATAGGAGGTAATGTTCTGTTTTCAAAGAGTACACAAGATAAGAATACAGAATTCTCGGCTAAAGCCTCAGTCTTTCTGGATACCTGGAAGGTAATATTACCTGCGGAACTACGTCCTACCAGTCCAAATCTTAAATACAATCAGGGAGATAATGCTCCTCGCAATTCGTATAATCTTTCATTGGGGCTTGCTCAGGTTATCAATCAGCGACTGCAAATGTCGTTGCTTACAGATATCGGTTACCAGAAAGGATTACTGGGAACAGCTTACCAACGTGTTTACTTTGGAGACAACGGGAATAATGCTTATTCTGAAAAATTACCCGATAACAGATTTAAGTTGCCTATTGGCCTGCGGGCAAATTACTTCTTAGGAGATAAATTTATTTTGCGAGGATTTTATCGTTACTATACAGATAGTTGGAAACTCACTGCTCACACAGCAGAGTTAGAGATTCCATACAAAATAACTCCTTTTATTTCTATCGCTCCGTTCTATAGATATTATCGTCAGTCGGGCATTGAATATTTCAAACCTTACAAGGAGCACATGTTAGCTGATAATGAGTCATATTACACAAGTGATTTCGACTTATCTAAATTTACCAGTAATCTTTTTGGGGTAAACTTTCGTGTAACGTCTGCCAACGGAATATTTGGAATTAAACGACTTAATACTATTGAGATGAGGTATAGTTACTACGACCGTAGCACTAAATTAACATCTCATTCAATAAGTCTGGCTCTTAAGTTTAAGTAA
- a CDS encoding glycosyltransferase family 9 protein encodes MSVLKNINSVKRTVLQGLTKNVGTSLSANGGKLNKADIKRVLIVRPNHRLGNQLLITPIVEDVTNFFPDAKIDLFVKGNVAPIIFQNYKNIDHILRLPKQHFKQLLQYIKGWLSIRKEYYDIVINVVPNSSSGRLLTKFARGKYKFYGDDVEELQQKYSDYQHIAKNPVYNFRYCLSKLGVSCDYNEIPSLNIKLSSSEIATGKELLDKLVTHKNKKTISIYTYATGSKCYDEAWWLEFHKRLKSEYPEFNILEILPVENVSQILFKEPSLYSKDIREMAAVIANTEVFISADGGVMHLASAAQTPVIGLFSVTSIGRYEPYNGKSKGLNTNNLTNDEIISEINKNILA; translated from the coding sequence ATGAGTGTTTTAAAAAACATCAATAGCGTAAAAAGAACAGTTTTGCAGGGATTAACAAAGAATGTTGGTACTTCTTTGAGTGCAAATGGAGGTAAATTGAATAAGGCTGATATAAAGAGGGTGCTCATTGTCCGACCTAACCACCGACTGGGTAATCAGTTATTAATAACTCCTATTGTTGAGGATGTAACCAATTTCTTTCCGGATGCAAAAATAGATTTGTTCGTAAAGGGAAATGTGGCTCCTATTATATTTCAAAACTATAAAAACATAGATCATATTCTTCGATTGCCCAAACAGCATTTCAAACAACTGCTTCAATACATAAAAGGTTGGCTGAGCATTAGAAAAGAATATTATGATATCGTGATAAATGTAGTTCCCAATTCTTCATCGGGACGATTGCTTACTAAATTTGCCAGAGGTAAATATAAGTTTTACGGTGACGATGTGGAAGAATTACAGCAGAAGTATAGCGATTATCAGCATATAGCAAAGAATCCGGTTTATAATTTCCGTTATTGTCTGTCTAAGCTTGGAGTTAGTTGTGATTACAATGAAATTCCATCCTTAAATATAAAACTAAGCTCTTCGGAAATTGCGACCGGTAAAGAATTGCTGGATAAGCTGGTTACTCATAAAAATAAGAAAACAATTAGTATATATACCTATGCTACGGGTTCAAAATGTTACGATGAAGCTTGGTGGCTGGAATTTCATAAACGATTAAAATCAGAATATCCTGAATTTAATATTCTTGAAATCCTTCCGGTAGAGAATGTTTCGCAGATATTATTTAAAGAGCCTTCACTGTACAGTAAAGATATTCGTGAAATGGCTGCTGTAATAGCAAATACCGAAGTCTTTATCAGTGCGGATGGTGGTGTGATGCACTTGGCTAGTGCCGCACAAACTCCTGTTATTGGTTTGTTCTCTGTTACCAGCATAGGCAGGTATGAGCCATATAATGGTAAAAGCAAAGGTTTGAATACAAACAATCTGACCAATGATGAAATTATCAGTGAAATAAATAAGAATATTCTGGCGTAA